The Zonotrichia albicollis isolate bZonAlb1 chromosome 6, bZonAlb1.hap1, whole genome shotgun sequence genome window below encodes:
- the LOC113459593 gene encoding uncharacterized protein LOC113459593, producing the protein MQRVGGRGEQLRMRLEPGVARQLLPAAAPRPSGTSPCGHRTLPVPHPACTSLCGHRTLPVPHPCGHRNLWAPHPAGTASGRPRTLRVPHPACTAPYGHRTLRVPHPAASAPCGHRTLPAPHPIGTAPSLYRTLWAPYHVSTAPRGSAPHLYRTVTLPHTMGTAPHRHPTLGAPHTMGTALCQYRAPLCPPLPSTPLRCQVYTRFPLPGGCPGMYSC; encoded by the coding sequence ATGCAGCGGGTGGGTGGGAGAGGAGAGCAGCTCAGGATGCGGCTGGAGCCGGGAGTTGCCAGGCAACTGCTGCCTGCAGCGGCACCGCGTCCTTCGGGCACCTCACCCTGTGGGCACCGCACCCTGCCAGTACCGCACCCTGCCTGCACCTCACTTTGTGGGCACCGCACCCTGCCTGTACCGCACCCCTGCGGGCACCGCAACCTATGGGCACCGCACCCCGCGGGTACCGCATCCGGCCGCCCCCGCACCCTGAGGGTACCGCACCCTGCCTGCACCGCACCCTATGGGCACCGCACCCTGCGGGTACCGCATCCCGCCGCCTCTGCACCCTGCGGGCACCGCACCCTGCCTGCACCGCACCCTATAGGCACCGCACCGTCCCTGTACCGCACCCTATGGGCACCGTACCATGTCAGTACCGCACCCCGCGGGTCCGCACCCCACCTGTACCGCACCGTGACATTACCGCACACTATGGGCACCGCACCCCACCGGCACCCCACCCTGGGGGCACCGCACACTATGGGCACGGCACTGTGCCAGTACCGCGCCCCTCTGTGCCCTCCGCTCCCTTCCACTCCCCTCCGGTGCCAGGTTTATACTCGTTTTCCACTGCCTGGGGGATGCCCGGGAATGTACTCGTGCTAA